A portion of the Parcubacteria group bacterium genome contains these proteins:
- a CDS encoding hydroxyacid dehydrogenase, translating into MHILNTIGEVYTEDAKKILSKFGEVDYVTPTQSELLRLVSEYDVVIIGLGLTFDSEVLAGAKKLRVIATATTGLDHIDLEMARERGIEVLSLRGEDEFLNTITGTAELAWGLLISLLRMTPHAFEEVKNYQWDRENFRGRNLYGKTLGIVGMGRLGTWMGRYGKAFGMRVLYADPNVTVCSVDGCERVSFDELLKESDVISVHAHLSPETENMFNADVFAKMKQGAYLVNTSRGAIVDEAALVQALERGSMAGYATDVLTDEKSFETEGFNEHPLVEFAKNNKNCIIVPHIGGMTVESRERTDVFIAEKLKNFVETL; encoded by the coding sequence ATGCATATTCTAAATACCATTGGTGAGGTATACACGGAGGACGCAAAAAAAATCCTCTCCAAATTTGGTGAGGTGGACTATGTGACTCCGACACAAAGCGAACTCCTTCGCCTTGTTAGCGAATATGACGTAGTCATTATTGGTCTCGGGCTTACTTTTGACAGCGAGGTGCTTGCTGGTGCAAAAAAGCTCCGGGTCATTGCGACAGCAACGACTGGGCTCGACCACATCGACCTGGAGATGGCACGAGAGCGGGGGATCGAAGTTCTCTCCCTTCGTGGCGAGGATGAATTTTTGAATACAATCACTGGCACCGCGGAACTTGCATGGGGGCTTCTCATTAGTCTCCTTCGCATGACACCGCATGCATTTGAAGAGGTGAAAAACTATCAATGGGATCGCGAAAACTTTAGAGGACGTAACCTGTATGGAAAAACACTCGGCATTGTGGGGATGGGGCGACTTGGTACGTGGATGGGGCGCTATGGCAAAGCTTTTGGTATGCGCGTCTTGTACGCGGACCCGAATGTGACGGTGTGCTCAGTGGATGGTTGTGAGAGGGTCTCTTTTGATGAGCTCCTCAAAGAGAGTGATGTGATATCAGTTCATGCGCACCTCTCGCCTGAGACAGAAAACATGTTTAATGCGGACGTCTTTGCAAAAATGAAGCAGGGTGCGTATCTGGTCAATACTTCGCGCGGGGCGATTGTGGATGAGGCGGCTCTTGTGCAGGCTCTTGAACGTGGAAGCATGGCGGGGTACGCCACAGATGTGCTCACAGATGAAAAATCTTTTGAGACAGAAGGTTTCAATGAGCACCCGCTTGTCGAGTTTGCTAAGAACAATAAGAATTGCATCATTGTTCCACACATCGGTGGAATGACCGTTGAATCTCGAGAGAGGACAGACGTGTTTATCGCAGAGAAACTCAAAAACTTCGTAGAAACGCTCTAG
- a CDS encoding O-antigen ligase family protein — protein MQINKWLRYVVLAGIFLLPLIPLIIAKDMFFPFITGKNFAFRIIVEIIFAAWIVLAWRDSAYRPQWSWVLGATGAFVGVMGLATIFSEDPLRSFWSNFERMEGFVTTLHLFAYFLVAGSVLATRKLWWWFANTSLGVSAILSVYTMFQLAGYIVINQGGVRIDATFGNATYLAAYALFHIFIALILLTEQRGRVWLGVMYGAVIALNFFMLFNTATRGALLGFMGGVLVVALLLALLDREHPKFRKITTGVLLGIVLFIGGFFLLRNTEFIATHPVLSRFSNITLEAGSARFKIWGVAWEGVKEHPVLGWGQDNFILPFSKYYDARLYGEEAWFDRAHNVFMDWLVAGGFLGLFAYLSMFAAALYCLWFYRREKLTLAQKSIFTGLFAAYFFQNLFVFDNITSYLLFFGVLAFIHRAAVEGTPSDSVGARPVGRGVLEHLVPVGVIVGLLLSLYGVHTGIRTARAIIDGIDTRPLAAAKTPEAQMVALQEMITQLENAVRGGYLGRAEAREQLVQFASQIGFQINAPQIRESIVTLAEEEMKKQIEEAPGNTRYQMFLGSLYARFGRYAEAATVLEEARAISPKKQHLLYVLLGIYANTGDYEKAVAVAKVAWEVAPENMTALETYAAALIYARRVAEAEALLEKYHTEHRPIVNAPLLVNAYVTIGRFDRVVALWEAQAAKEPLNAQHLISLAAAYMELGRATDAIHALERAIAVDPAVKSQADYWISELKAGRKPR, from the coding sequence ATGCAAATAAATAAGTGGCTTCGGTACGTCGTACTTGCTGGCATCTTTCTCTTGCCGCTCATCCCGCTCATCATCGCGAAGGATATGTTCTTTCCGTTTATCACGGGGAAGAACTTTGCGTTTCGAATTATCGTCGAGATCATTTTCGCCGCGTGGATTGTTCTTGCATGGAGAGACTCCGCGTACCGACCCCAATGGTCATGGGTTCTCGGAGCGACGGGTGCCTTTGTCGGTGTGATGGGACTCGCAACAATATTTAGCGAAGATCCACTTCGCAGCTTTTGGTCTAACTTTGAACGCATGGAAGGGTTTGTGACCACACTCCACCTCTTTGCCTACTTCCTCGTCGCCGGTTCCGTGCTCGCCACAAGGAAACTGTGGTGGTGGTTTGCGAACACCTCTCTCGGTGTTTCCGCGATTTTGAGCGTCTATACCATGTTCCAGCTTGCTGGGTATATTGTCATTAACCAAGGAGGTGTCCGTATTGACGCGACATTCGGCAACGCCACATATTTGGCGGCGTATGCCTTGTTCCACATTTTTATCGCGCTCATCTTGCTCACAGAACAACGGGGGCGAGTGTGGCTCGGGGTCATGTACGGCGCTGTCATTGCGCTGAACTTCTTCATGCTCTTCAACACCGCAACACGAGGGGCCCTTCTCGGCTTTATGGGTGGGGTACTTGTAGTCGCTCTTTTGTTGGCGCTCTTGGACCGCGAACATCCGAAATTCCGCAAAATCACTACAGGGGTGCTCTTGGGAATTGTCCTCTTTATCGGCGGGTTCTTCCTTTTGCGCAATACGGAGTTCATAGCGACACACCCGGTGCTGTCTCGGTTCAGCAATATTACTCTTGAGGCAGGATCAGCACGCTTCAAGATTTGGGGTGTTGCGTGGGAGGGGGTCAAAGAACACCCCGTCTTGGGGTGGGGGCAGGACAACTTTATTCTTCCTTTCAGCAAGTATTACGATGCGAGGTTGTATGGAGAAGAGGCGTGGTTCGACCGGGCGCACAACGTCTTTATGGACTGGCTTGTCGCCGGTGGTTTCTTGGGTCTCTTCGCGTACCTTTCCATGTTTGCGGCGGCGCTCTACTGTCTCTGGTTCTACAGGAGAGAGAAGTTGACCCTTGCTCAAAAAAGCATTTTCACCGGGCTTTTTGCGGCGTATTTTTTCCAGAATCTTTTCGTGTTTGATAACATCACCAGCTACCTCCTGTTTTTTGGCGTGCTCGCATTTATTCATCGAGCAGCAGTCGAAGGCACCCCCAGCGATTCAGTGGGGGCGCGACCAGTGGGGAGGGGGGTACTAGAGCATCTCGTTCCCGTTGGGGTCATCGTAGGTCTCCTGCTCTCCCTCTATGGAGTACACACAGGCATCAGAACAGCCCGCGCAATTATCGACGGCATTGATACACGCCCGCTTGCGGCGGCAAAGACACCTGAAGCACAAATGGTGGCACTGCAAGAAATGATTACACAACTCGAAAACGCGGTTCGCGGCGGCTACTTGGGGCGCGCCGAGGCACGCGAACAACTCGTACAGTTTGCAAGCCAAATAGGTTTTCAGATCAACGCTCCCCAAATACGCGAAAGTATTGTAACCCTTGCGGAAGAGGAAATGAAAAAGCAAATAGAAGAAGCACCTGGGAACACGCGGTATCAAATGTTCTTGGGGTCGCTCTATGCTCGATTTGGTAGATATGCGGAGGCGGCGACTGTTTTGGAAGAGGCGCGTGCGATTTCCCCGAAGAAACAACACTTGCTCTACGTCCTCCTCGGAATATATGCGAACACCGGCGATTATGAGAAAGCGGTAGCTGTTGCGAAAGTAGCGTGGGAAGTCGCCCCAGAAAACATGACAGCACTCGAGACGTATGCCGCGGCACTCATCTACGCTCGCCGCGTCGCCGAAGCAGAGGCATTGCTCGAGAAGTACCACACAGAGCATCGTCCTATTGTTAATGCTCCACTCCTCGTAAACGCATATGTCACGATAGGCCGGTTTGACCGTGTTGTGGCGCTGTGGGAGGCGCAAGCGGCGAAAGAGCCGTTGAACGCACAGCACCTTATATCCCTCGCCGCTGCCTATATGGAGCTCGGTAGGGCCACAGATGCAATTCATGCTCTTGAGAGGGCCATTGCGGTTGACCCGGCGGTCAAGTCACAGGCAGACTATTGGATAAGCGAGCTTAAGGCGGGGAGAAAGCCCCGATAA
- a CDS encoding fibronectin type III domain-containing protein — protein sequence MSIRSKLLGIFGIFSFTLVLGVVVHMQALAETAVMVNGAYYNTLEEALGFTLPQDRGTVKGEQIAKIKTIPRTERGDYAIEVVDMKARKGGVEVFAKAWDKNGNQIGFGKDGTVEIERFVMINPPVLVDDPNGPIVREWQEEDLVTKEITTKTRKLREDPKEALLQDLAHTLSVKKEKYASGYIIKGKIGNTTTTIRPDPHPESTTVDGYVGNSGSTFSTVRDASTGDEVTDSTTSNNIEVTSLSGATYYIKRGAFLFDDGDAIGSDDVTSATLTFYGNGDGINNADTVNMVVVASTPASDTALGTADFDQFGTTQYGSMAHSSWVTTGGTANDITINGTGISAIESAATGSGIIKFGVRTSIDVNNSAPTGFNNITSYHADQTGTTNDPKLVVEHSAAAPVLSGLQSSNITASTAQITWTTDLSSTSGVHYDTTAGVTVADSSVYDGTATTSHTINLSSLSPGTTYYFFASSTQSSGATGTSTESSFTTTAFDFMNIHAANTGSGWTDIKWTTSVNSNSKVWYSLISPISATNFTEVASTSANTTSHSLYLSGLLHNAVYYYTVTSVNGTGGIATSTEKQFNTTSTALCTD from the coding sequence ATGAGCATACGCTCAAAACTATTAGGGATTTTCGGGATTTTCTCCTTCACGCTCGTGCTTGGGGTTGTCGTACACATGCAAGCACTTGCCGAAACCGCGGTCATGGTCAATGGTGCCTACTACAACACTCTGGAGGAAGCTCTCGGATTCACGCTTCCCCAAGATCGTGGCACAGTGAAGGGGGAGCAGATTGCAAAAATTAAAACAATTCCAAGAACAGAACGGGGGGATTATGCGATTGAGGTTGTAGATATGAAAGCGCGGAAAGGTGGTGTCGAGGTCTTTGCAAAAGCATGGGACAAAAATGGCAATCAAATCGGCTTTGGTAAAGACGGCACAGTAGAGATTGAGCGGTTTGTCATGATTAACCCCCCAGTCCTTGTTGATGACCCCAACGGGCCTATTGTGAGAGAGTGGCAAGAAGAGGATCTAGTTACCAAAGAAATTACGACTAAGACCCGCAAACTTCGCGAGGACCCAAAGGAAGCGCTCCTCCAAGATTTGGCCCACACCCTTTCAGTAAAGAAAGAAAAATATGCATCAGGGTACATTATCAAAGGGAAAATTGGGAATACCACCACGACCATACGACCAGATCCTCATCCCGAATCGACCACAGTTGACGGATATGTAGGGAATTCTGGGTCAACGTTTTCGACCGTACGCGATGCAAGTACCGGAGATGAAGTGACCGACAGCACGACAAGTAACAACATAGAAGTGACCTCGCTTTCAGGGGCCACATATTATATAAAGCGTGGCGCCTTTCTTTTTGACGATGGAGATGCCATAGGATCCGACGATGTTACCTCCGCAACACTTACATTCTATGGGAATGGAGACGGTATAAATAACGCGGATACAGTGAATATGGTTGTTGTTGCATCTACACCAGCGAGCGACACAGCACTTGGCACGGCAGATTTTGATCAGTTTGGTACAACCCAGTATGGTTCAATGGCGCACTCGAGCTGGGTAACCACGGGCGGTACAGCAAATGATATAACGATAAATGGTACCGGGATTTCCGCGATTGAGAGTGCGGCAACCGGTAGCGGAATTATAAAGTTTGGGGTAAGGACTTCCATTGATGTTAATAACTCTGCACCAACAGGATTTAATAATATTACTTCCTACCACGCAGACCAAACGGGAACGACAAATGATCCGAAACTAGTCGTAGAACATTCAGCGGCCGCTCCGGTGCTTTCCGGTCTTCAATCGTCGAACATTACCGCAAGTACGGCACAAATTACCTGGACGACTGATCTCTCCTCTACTAGCGGAGTGCATTATGACACCACGGCTGGTGTTACGGTTGCTGATTCGAGTGTCTACGATGGCACCGCAACGACGAGCCATACAATTAACTTGTCCAGCCTCTCTCCGGGCACCACGTATTACTTTTTTGCTTCTTCAACGCAAAGTAGCGGCGCAACAGGCACTTCTACGGAATCCTCATTCACAACCACTGCCTTTGATTTTATGAATATCCATGCCGCAAACACTGGTTCTGGCTGGACAGACATCAAATGGACGACCTCTGTAAACTCAAACAGCAAGGTGTGGTACAGCCTCATTTCCCCGATTTCAGCAACCAATTTTACCGAAGTGGCAAGTACAAGCGCGAATACCACGAGTCACTCACTCTACCTATCAGGACTTCTCCACAACGCAGTATATTACTACACCGTCACATCGGTGAATGGCACTGGTGGCATAGCGACAAGCACTGAGAAGCAATTCAATACAACCTCCACGGCGCTGTGTACTGACTAG
- a CDS encoding glycosyltransferase family 4 protein: protein MPKVKILYVITKSNFGGAQRYVYDLATSLKTGDFDVAVLLGGDGLLKQKLEHENIRTISLPSLQRDINIVKEVKTFFAFLKILYTERPDIVHVNSSKAGGLGAFAVRFYNMLAVSGSKTKVIFTAHGWAFNEERPWFQKKTILFLHWLTMLLAHATIAVSEEAKRQVDHLPFMKEKITVIPNGIGASSPLDREGARRALARRAEALTETTSDTIWVGTIAELHKTKGLAYMIEAMRLLSQKPIPIKYVIIGDGEELGTLSALAKKHGLEDRVFLTGFIPEAALCLSAFDIFVLPSLSEALGYAILEAGNAGAATIASNVGGIPEIIEDGRNGILVPTRSPVHLANAVSTLAEDAEKRKHFGEALRVAVREQFSKDNMVRATVALYKN from the coding sequence ATGCCTAAGGTAAAGATACTCTACGTCATCACGAAATCAAACTTTGGCGGTGCTCAACGCTATGTTTATGACCTTGCCACCTCCCTTAAGACGGGGGATTTTGACGTGGCGGTACTCCTTGGTGGGGATGGCTTACTCAAGCAAAAGTTAGAGCATGAAAATATACGGACGATCTCTTTGCCCTCACTACAGCGCGATATTAATATCGTGAAAGAAGTAAAAACATTCTTTGCGTTTTTAAAAATCCTTTACACAGAGCGTCCCGATATTGTCCATGTGAACAGCTCTAAGGCAGGCGGCTTGGGAGCATTTGCTGTTCGCTTTTACAACATGCTCGCGGTAAGTGGGTCAAAGACAAAAGTCATCTTTACTGCACACGGCTGGGCTTTTAACGAAGAACGTCCTTGGTTTCAGAAAAAGACGATTCTTTTCCTTCACTGGCTGACGATGCTACTCGCCCACGCGACCATTGCCGTATCAGAGGAAGCAAAAAGACAGGTGGACCACCTTCCTTTCATGAAAGAGAAGATTACCGTTATACCAAACGGCATAGGAGCATCTTCGCCACTCGACCGTGAGGGTGCGCGCCGAGCACTTGCGCGACGTGCAGAAGCCCTTACGGAGACCACTTCAGATACTATCTGGGTTGGAACCATCGCAGAACTCCATAAGACCAAGGGACTTGCCTATATGATTGAGGCGATGCGCCTTCTCTCTCAAAAGCCGATACCAATCAAATACGTGATTATTGGGGATGGGGAGGAACTGGGTACACTAAGCGCGCTCGCAAAAAAGCATGGCCTAGAAGACCGCGTCTTTTTGACTGGCTTTATTCCGGAAGCCGCTCTCTGTCTTTCGGCGTTTGATATCTTCGTACTACCATCACTTTCAGAGGCGCTCGGCTATGCCATCCTTGAGGCGGGTAATGCCGGGGCGGCAACAATCGCTTCCAACGTGGGTGGCATTCCCGAAATAATCGAAGACGGTAGAAATGGCATTCTCGTACCGACACGCTCCCCTGTTCATTTGGCAAATGCCGTAAGTACTCTTGCTGAAGATGCGGAAAAAAGAAAGCACTTCGGTGAAGCGCTCCGCGTGGCCGTGAGAGAACAATTCTCAAAAGACAACATGGTGAGAGCAACTGTTGCCCTCTATAAGAACTAG
- a CDS encoding acylneuraminate cytidylyltransferase family protein: MTYKDKKILGLITARGGSKGIPRKNVKELFGKPLIAYTIEAAKESKYLTRSIVSTDDEEIAAVSREYGADIPFMRPSELAQDKSTAMEVTQHALEKLRSDFGEVYDYVMILQPTSPLRTSEDIDNAIVLAVDTNADSVMSMKELDDFAPKKVKKVEDGVIAPYFEDEGKESSRRQDLAKMYKRNCAVYLTKTEYIQQGDLFGKISRAYCMPEERSVDINRPIDFEMAEFWLRRKDEGL; the protein is encoded by the coding sequence ATGACGTATAAGGACAAAAAAATTCTAGGTCTTATTACTGCGCGGGGAGGGTCCAAAGGGATTCCTCGTAAGAACGTGAAAGAGCTTTTTGGAAAGCCCCTTATTGCGTATACCATTGAAGCTGCAAAAGAGAGTAAGTATCTAACACGTTCCATTGTTTCGACAGACGATGAAGAAATCGCAGCAGTTTCTCGTGAGTACGGAGCCGATATTCCGTTCATGCGTCCAAGTGAATTAGCGCAAGACAAATCGACCGCTATGGAAGTAACCCAACACGCCCTAGAAAAACTCCGCAGTGATTTTGGGGAAGTATATGACTATGTGATGATCCTTCAACCCACATCCCCCTTGCGGACGAGTGAGGATATAGATAACGCAATCGTACTTGCTGTAGATACGAATGCCGACTCTGTCATGAGCATGAAGGAGCTTGATGATTTTGCACCGAAGAAGGTTAAAAAAGTTGAGGATGGTGTTATCGCTCCGTATTTTGAGGATGAAGGCAAAGAGTCTTCACGGAGGCAAGATTTAGCAAAGATGTATAAACGGAATTGCGCTGTATATCTCACAAAAACAGAATACATACAGCAGGGCGATTTATTCGGAAAAATCTCGCGGGCATATTGTATGCCTGAGGAACGCTCTGTAGACATAAACAGGCCAATTGATTTTGAGATGGCAGAGTTTTGGCTACGACGAAAAGACGAGGGTCTATAA
- a CDS encoding NAD-dependent epimerase/dehydratase family protein, whose protein sequence is MKTLFITGAAGYVGAMLCDQFSKRPDVKEIVALDVEEQPELLKGNPKVYWIKANTAELSWQETARAKNPSIVIHTAWQIRELYGQRARQWHWNVRGSANVFDFALKTPSVKKLVYFSSAAIYGAEKTNTFDQLFVETDPIREEEYSYGKEKGVVEKVLRGMWEKSASRAHGTTQVFVVRPAAITGPRGRFMRVRFGLQSALSGQLRGDFVYKIISAMVSFVPATPWWVRQFIHEDDVCDIVARLTFNNTPGTYEVFNITPPGEPVYAAQMARTVGKRILPVFPWMVRLAYFVFWHITRGKVPTSKGIWRFYSYPIVMDGSKLVREFSYRYRHSSRDAFAHTEGRYESYVPLMLRKTKSKS, encoded by the coding sequence ATGAAAACACTTTTCATCACAGGTGCTGCGGGATATGTTGGCGCAATGCTTTGCGACCAGTTTTCGAAACGCCCCGATGTTAAGGAGATAGTGGCTTTAGACGTTGAAGAACAGCCTGAACTCCTGAAGGGCAATCCGAAGGTCTACTGGATCAAGGCGAACACAGCGGAACTTTCATGGCAGGAGACTGCGCGCGCGAAGAATCCAAGCATTGTCATACACACCGCATGGCAGATTCGGGAACTATACGGACAACGAGCTCGTCAGTGGCATTGGAATGTTCGTGGCTCGGCAAATGTTTTTGATTTTGCCCTCAAAACTCCTTCGGTCAAAAAGCTCGTTTATTTTTCAAGTGCGGCAATATACGGAGCTGAAAAAACAAATACGTTTGATCAGCTTTTTGTGGAAACAGACCCAATACGGGAGGAGGAATATTCATATGGGAAAGAAAAGGGGGTTGTCGAGAAAGTGCTTCGCGGAATGTGGGAGAAAAGTGCTAGCCGTGCACACGGCACGACCCAGGTTTTTGTTGTACGCCCCGCAGCTATCACAGGGCCACGTGGGCGGTTCATGCGCGTCCGCTTTGGGTTGCAATCGGCCCTTTCAGGGCAATTAAGGGGTGACTTTGTGTATAAGATTATCTCTGCAATGGTCTCATTTGTACCCGCAACACCGTGGTGGGTGCGCCAGTTTATCCACGAAGACGATGTGTGCGACATCGTTGCTCGCCTTACTTTTAACAACACACCGGGGACGTATGAGGTGTTTAATATCACCCCTCCTGGGGAGCCGGTCTATGCGGCTCAAATGGCGCGTACCGTCGGCAAACGAATCCTTCCGGTCTTTCCATGGATGGTACGACTCGCTTATTTTGTTTTCTGGCACATTACGAGAGGTAAAGTTCCAACCTCAAAAGGCATCTGGCGTTTCTACTCATACCCGATTGTTATGGACGGATCGAAACTTGTCCGTGAATTCAGCTATCGCTACCGCCATTCCTCACGCGACGCTTTTGCTCACACAGAGGGGAGATATGAATCCTATGTTCCTCTAATGCTACGCAAGACAAAGTCAAAATCCTAA
- a CDS encoding sugar transferase, translated as MTVKSNLRPILLLLGDVVLLYVALVLTLVIRYFSSFKSSNIEEHIVPFSILFVLWIAIFTGAGLYDKEAAFSRKRLFAILARAQVVNVALAAAFFYLVPFVSITPKANLFLYLIVSSTLLLIWRLYGSVFLRSGKMTEAVIIGKGKEADELTYAVNNNDRYGLKIAKDVDPDTLSGEDFGHKIRKILERTNATLVIIDMNHPIFKEAVPELYALFFNGVSVIDLGKVYEEIFDRVPLPLVRHNWFLENFSHSPRVVYDILKRVFDFVIAAVLLLVPVLVFPVVALAAALEGRSIFYVHERVGKGGRVIRVYKFQSLRVNHATAWPGEAGNVPTYAGRILRKTRLDEFPQLWNVLKGEFSLIGPRPDAVGIAERVRKQVPYYDARYLIKPGLSGWAQVKQELQPQSIPEMRVRLSYDLFYVKNRSFILDIVIALRTVKTLLSRTGR; from the coding sequence ATGACCGTCAAATCAAATCTACGACCTATCCTGCTTCTCCTTGGAGACGTGGTTTTGTTGTATGTAGCCCTTGTTTTGACGCTTGTAATCCGCTATTTTTCCTCCTTCAAGAGCTCCAACATAGAAGAGCACATCGTCCCGTTCTCTATTCTCTTTGTGTTGTGGATAGCCATTTTCACGGGGGCCGGGCTTTACGATAAGGAAGCGGCTTTTTCTCGCAAACGACTCTTTGCGATTTTGGCGCGCGCCCAAGTGGTGAATGTTGCTCTTGCGGCAGCTTTTTTCTACCTCGTACCCTTTGTCAGTATTACACCGAAAGCGAATCTCTTTTTGTACCTCATAGTATCGTCCACCCTTCTCCTCATATGGCGATTATACGGGAGTGTCTTTTTGCGGAGTGGCAAAATGACAGAGGCGGTCATCATTGGAAAGGGCAAAGAAGCGGATGAGCTGACGTATGCGGTGAACAACAACGATCGTTATGGTTTGAAGATTGCAAAAGACGTTGACCCCGACACGTTAAGCGGCGAAGACTTTGGTCACAAAATACGAAAGATTCTTGAGCGGACGAATGCGACTCTCGTTATCATAGACATGAATCATCCGATTTTCAAAGAAGCGGTTCCCGAACTCTATGCTCTGTTTTTCAACGGCGTCTCCGTCATTGATCTAGGAAAAGTGTATGAAGAAATTTTCGACCGGGTGCCCCTTCCCCTCGTACGACACAACTGGTTTCTTGAGAATTTTTCACATTCACCGCGAGTGGTGTATGATATATTGAAACGCGTATTCGACTTTGTCATTGCCGCAGTCCTTCTTCTCGTACCGGTCCTTGTTTTTCCTGTGGTGGCACTTGCCGCAGCACTCGAGGGGCGGAGCATTTTTTATGTACATGAGCGGGTTGGCAAAGGGGGGCGTGTCATTCGTGTTTACAAGTTTCAGAGTTTGCGCGTGAATCACGCGACCGCTTGGCCTGGAGAGGCGGGGAATGTTCCTACATACGCCGGAAGGATATTGCGAAAGACTCGACTCGATGAGTTCCCGCAATTATGGAATGTGCTCAAGGGAGAGTTTTCGCTCATTGGGCCCAGACCCGATGCAGTGGGAATTGCCGAGCGGGTGCGCAAGCAAGTTCCCTACTACGATGCTCGCTACCTCATAAAGCCTGGGCTTTCCGGGTGGGCGCAGGTGAAGCAAGAACTGCAACCGCAATCCATCCCTGAAATGCGTGTGCGGCTCTCGTATGACTTGTTCTATGTGAAGAACCGATCATTTATTCTTGATATCGTCATCGCGCTTCGAACGGTGAAAACTCTTTTGTCGCGTACCGGAAGATAG
- a CDS encoding NAD-dependent epimerase/dehydratase family protein, which yields MRILVTGGAGFIGSHLVRRLLDSGHDVISIDNLNSYYDPKLKQARLRDIASGVKNYRIDIAQEDALEKVFQKHSFDCIYHLAAQAGVRYSLENPFVYADANYKGTLNIFELARRHGIKRVVFASSSSVYGKDAVPFREDMKVDTPVSIYAASKRAGELLGHSYAHLFGMNITCLRFFTVYGPYGRPDMSPHTFTKAILEGKPITFFNKGRMKRDFTYVDDIVEGLMAALRKPKGFEIINLGCGNPTSLRDFVNAFESALRKKAKIKYAPLQAGDMVETYADIAKAKKLLGYTPKTAVEEGVERFVRWYTDYYSA from the coding sequence ATGCGTATTTTAGTAACCGGCGGAGCTGGGTTTATCGGGAGCCATTTGGTTCGTCGGCTTTTAGATAGCGGCCACGATGTTATTTCTATTGATAATCTAAACTCCTATTACGACCCGAAGTTGAAACAGGCACGCCTTCGCGATATTGCCTCTGGGGTGAAGAATTACCGGATCGATATTGCACAAGAAGACGCATTAGAAAAAGTCTTTCAGAAACATTCGTTTGATTGCATTTACCATCTCGCGGCACAGGCGGGTGTCAGGTACTCACTGGAGAATCCTTTTGTATATGCGGATGCCAATTACAAAGGGACGCTTAATATCTTTGAGCTTGCGCGGAGGCATGGTATTAAGCGTGTTGTGTTCGCGTCAAGCTCTTCGGTGTATGGGAAAGATGCAGTGCCTTTTCGTGAGGACATGAAGGTTGATACTCCCGTCTCCATATATGCCGCATCAAAAAGGGCAGGGGAGCTTCTCGGACACTCCTACGCGCATCTATTTGGTATGAATATCACATGCCTCCGCTTTTTCACTGTGTATGGTCCGTATGGAAGGCCCGACATGTCCCCACACACATTTACAAAAGCTATTCTCGAGGGAAAGCCGATTACCTTTTTCAACAAAGGTCGCATGAAGCGTGACTTTACTTATGTCGATGACATCGTCGAAGGTCTTATGGCGGCACTTCGCAAACCAAAAGGGTTTGAAATCATAAACCTTGGTTGTGGCAACCCAACATCGCTCCGGGACTTTGTGAACGCGTTTGAAAGCGCGCTCAGAAAAAAAGCTAAAATAAAATATGCCCCGCTTCAGGCAGGGGACATGGTAGAGACGTACGCAGATATTGCTAAGGCAAAAAAACTTCTTGGGTATACACCAAAGACTGCGGTAGAGGAAGGGGTAGAGCGATTTGTCCGTTGGTATACAGACTACTACTCTGCATAA